The Humulus lupulus chromosome 4, drHumLupu1.1, whole genome shotgun sequence genome has a window encoding:
- the LOC133831178 gene encoding uncharacterized protein LOC133831178: MEAEMQCSNSLQSMERTLRTACNATNAKFDNVVKVLDGLVSEYEKSSHGPGKWQKLAMFLQKSLEGPLLDLTKRLIDQVGLEKNTLQLKFWSIKDKLALLNKQLEASDKSKSEYLKRYEESIDENK, translated from the exons ATGGAGGCAGAAATGCAATGTTCAAATTCTTTACAAAGCATGGAAAGGACGCTTAGAACAGCTTGCAATGCTACGAATGCTAAGTTCGACAATGTTGTGA AGGTCCTTGATGGTCTTGTATCAGAGTATGAAAAATCAAGTCATGGTCCAGGAAAATGGCAGAAGCTAGCTATGTTCTTACAAAAAAG TTTGGAAGGACCACTACTTGATCTCACCAAGAGATTAATTGACCAAGTTGGATTAGAGAAAAATACACTTCAATTAAAATTCTGGTCAATCAAAGATAAGTTGGCGTTACTTAACAAGCAGCTGGAAGCAAGTGATAAGTCAAAGTCTGAATATCTGAAGCGTTATGAGGAATCTATCGATGAAAATAAGTAG
- the LOC133832861 gene encoding uncharacterized protein LOC133832861 — protein sequence MSNPDPVTALLGNDQLTGDNYVKWKSNMNIVLISENHIFILKEECLDVPTLTAVKIVREKKKFETIETSYEICESLQGMFGQQYDKCKHDANRSFMNMKMNKNVSVIEHVPDKINILHDTEIHGVTIDERIQVET from the exons ATGTCCAATCCAGACCCTGTAACTGCTTTACTTGGTAATGACCaattgactggtgataactaTGTGAAATGGAAATcgaacatgaacattgttttgataagTGAAAACCACATATTTATCCTAAAAGAGGAATGTCTTGATGTTCCTACTCTCACTGCTGTCAAAATTGTTAGAGAAAA aaagaagtttgaaactaTTGAAACATCTTATGAGATTTGtgaatctctacaaggcatgtttggccagcaatATGATAAGTGCAAACATGATGCTaatagaagcttcatgaatatgaaaatgaataaaaatgtttCTGTCATAGAGCATGTCCCAGATAagatcaacatattgcacgataCAGAAATCCATGGTgtgaccattgatgagagaattcaa gtggagacttgA